The Streptomyces capitiformicae genome contains the following window.
TGGCCGTCCGAGTCGTGGAACCCGGCCGCGAATCCACGCCGTCACCCCACATCACCAAGGACACAGTCCTGTTGACGGATGGTCAGGAGAGCGTCGAGGCCTTCGTGGAGGCTGAGACCGCACGCATCCAGGACCGCTACGACCACGCCGCGCCCCGGCATGTCGCGGCCTCCCGTGCCCTGCATGACTACGCGTGGTCGGTCGGCCTCCTGATGAGCGGCGCCTGGTACCTGGAGCGGCGTGTGCCGCGCATCGCCCCCGAGGACATACGGGTCGACCTCGCGTCGGGCACGTACGAGATCACCCCCGGCACCGACCTCGTCTGTCTGGCCGACGACCCGGTGGCGGCGCTGCCGGGTACCCGACCCGTGGCCCGACAGGAGGATCTGCGAGCCGAGTTGAGGGTCGCCGTCGCGGACCACATGGCGCCGGTGCTGGACGCGATAGGCCCGTACGTCCGGCGGGGCTCACGGGCGCTGTGGGGCATGGTCTCCGACGACCTGGTCTCCGGCCTCTGGTACCTGGGCCGCATGCGCGGCGAGGAGGCCGCCGGCGTACGGGCCGCCACGGAGGTACTGCCCTCCGCCCGGGCGCCCTTCCCCGGCGGCGCCGACTTCCGTTCCCTGCGCACGGCCGACGGCCGCGAGCACCCGACGCGTACGCGCATCGGGTGCTGCCTCTACTACACGATCCGGCCGGGCGAAGCGTGTTCCACCTGTCCCCGCACATGCGACGCGGAGCGGTTGCGGCGGCTGCAGGGCTGAGCGGTTCAGGATGTCACGAGGCCGGGTACGCGTAGAACCCCCGCACCGACTTCCTGCCGAGGTGCCCCGCCTCGACCATGCGACGCGGCAAGCGGCGATGGCGCGCACAGCGGTTCGGCGTGCTCCTCGTACAGGGACTCGACGACGGCCTGGGCGGTGTCGAGGCCGATGAGGTCGAGCAGCCGCAGCGGGCCCATCGAGCCTGGTCCGGGGCCTGGACGGCCGTCTTCCCCAACTTTGTCGGCGCTGGTGGTGAGGGCCGGGATGAGCTCAGGGCCTGTACGGGGACGGGGTTGGACCAGTGCAGCCCGATGACCCGGTCCGGTCGGCCGGCGGCGGTCGCGAGGTCCGTCAATGGGATGGACGAGGTGTTGCTGGCGAGAATCGCGCCGGAGTCGAGGATCTTGTCGACGTCCCGGAAGAGGGCGCACTTCAGGTCGCGGTCCTCCACGGCGCGTACGGCCTTGCCGAGGGATTCCTCGATACGGCGGCGCCTGCCGCCACCGCCGGCCGGCCGACCTGGGTCACCAGCACGTCGAGCCCGCTGCGGGCCACCGTCTCGGCGATACCGGAGCCCATGAGCCCACAGCCGACGACGCCGATCCTGGAGGGGGTGGTCATGCGTGAGCCCTCCGTTCCAGCCTCTCACCTCGTACGGCCGCCGCGTGTCAGTCGTGCGGGGCCTGCCCGCTCACCCGGTGGTCCGCGTGGCTGAGCGCCTCGACCACCAGGCGCCGGAGATGGCCGTCGCTGAGGCTGTAGTGGATGTGGCGGCCCTCCCGGCGGGTGTCCACGAGGCCGGCCAGCCGTAGCTTCGCCAGGTGTTGGCTGACGGCGGTCCGGGATGCCTCGCAGCGCTCGGCGAGGGAGCCGACGTCGGACTCGCCCTGCGCGAGGAGCCAGAGCAGATGCAGCCGGGTGACGTCGGAGAGCATCGCGAACACCCCGGTCGCCTCGGTGAGCCGCGCCCTGTCGGGGGCACTCAGATGCGCACCGGGTGCAGGTGAGACGGCGTGGCGTTCAGGCATGGGCCCAGCGTAGGCGCTCCGCTTGGGGGGCCGCGACGGGTTGTCGGTCGGCTGCGGCGCCGTTGGGGCCGGTCGCGCAGTTCCCCGCGCCCCTGACGGGGCGCCGACACAAGCATCATGTGCACAGTTGCGCACATGATGGGTATGCTCTTGAGTATGCTCGACGTTCTGCGTCATCGCGCCTACCGGCGTCTCTTCGCCGCCCAGGTCATCGCCCTGGTCGGGACCGGGCTCGCGACCGTCGCGCTCGGGCTGTTGGCGTATGACCTCGCGGGGTCCGACGCCGGTTCGGTGCTCGGGACCGCTCTGGCGATCAAGATGGTGGCGTATGTGGCGATCGCGCCGGTGGTGGGCGCGATCGGCGATCGGCTGCCGCGGCGGGGGCTCATGGTGTCGGCGGATCTGGTCCGCGCCGGGGTGGCCGTGTTCCTGCCGTTCGTCGACCAGGTCTGGCAGGTGTACGTCCTGGTCTTCCTGCTCCAGTCCGCCTCGGCCGCGTTCACGCCCACGTTCCAGGCCGTCATCCCCGATGTGCTGCCCGAGGAGCGCGCGTACACGCGGGCGCTGTCGATGTCACGGCTCGCGTACGACCTGGAGAGCCTGCTCTCGCCCGTGCTCGCGGCCGCGCTGTTGTCCGTCGTCAGCTACAACTGGCTGTTCACCGGCACCGTGCTCGGCTTCGTCGCCTCGGCCGCGCTGGTGGTGTCCACCGCCCTGCCCGAGCGGGCCGCCCGCACCGCGCCGGGCACCGGTCGCCGCACCGGCACGGGGACCCGGCTCTTCCTCGCCGTGCCGCGGCTCCGCGCCCTGCTCGCCCTCGATCTGGCGGTCGCGGCGGCCGGTGCGATGGTGACCGTCAACTCCGTCGTCTACGTCCGTGACGTCCTGGGGTTGCCGGAGGGCGCCCTGCCGCTGGCGCTCGGGGCGTACGGGGCCGGGTCGATGGTGGTCGCCCTGATCCTGCCGCGGGTCTTGGACAAGATGCCGGAGCGGGCGGTGATGCTGCCGGGCGCGCTGGCGTCGGCCGTCGTCTTCGCCGGGCTCGGGGCCGTCACGGCCGCCCCGGGCGGGGGCTGGCGGGTTCCCGCGCTGCTGGGTCTCTGGGCCGCGTTCGGTGCCGCGTGCTCGGCGGTGCTCACCCCGACCGGGCGGCTCATCCGGCGCTCGGTGCCGCCCGGGGAGCGTACGGCCGCGTTCGCCGCCCAGTTCTCCCTGTCGCACGGCTGCTGGCTGCTGACGTACCCCCTGGCCGGCTGGCTCGGGGCGGCGGCCGGGCTCGACTGGGCGGTACTCGCCCTGGGTTCGATCGCCCTGTCCGCCGCCCTGCTGGCCGTACGGCTGTGGCCGCGGCCGCCCGCCACCGCGGGCACCGCCCCCGTCGGGGTGCCGTGGGCGGTGCCCGCTCCTGGGGTCAGACGCTGAGCGCCGCCCGTACGGTCCCCTCCGCCCCGGTGCCACCGTCGCCGGAGGAGGTGACCCGGCCCGCTTCGAGGACGTAGTAGTGCTGGGCCGCTCGCATGGCGAAGCCGACGTGTTGTTCGACGAGGAGCACGGAGAGGCCGCCGCGGCGGGTCAGGGCGAGGATCGTCTCCTCGATCTCGGCCACCACGGAGGGCTGGATACCCTCGGTCGGTTCGTCGAGGAGGAGGAGTTTCGGGCGGGTGATCAGGGCGCGGGCGAGGGCGAGTTGCTGGCGCTGGCCGCCTGAGAGCAGACCCGCGCGGCGGCCGGACAGCTCGCGCAGGACGGGGAACAGGTCGAGTGCCTCGGCGACGGCCTCCTTGCCGTCGGGGCGGCCGTCGGCGACGAGTTGCAGGTTCTCGGCGGTGGTGAGGTGCGGAAAGGCCTGCTGGCCCTGGGGGACGTAGGCCATTCCCTTGGCGACCCGCTGGTGCGGTGCGAGGTGGGTGATGTCCTCGCCGTTCAGCAGGATGCTGCCGCTCCTCGGCTTGAGCAGGCCCATGGCGGCGCGCAGGAGGGTGCTCTTGCCGGCGCCGTTGTGGCCGAGGACGGTGGCGACGCCGTCGTCCGGGACGGAGACGGTGACGCCGTGCAGCACGGTCGTGCGGTCGTAGCCGGCGTGGACGGATTTCAGCTCCAGCATGGCGTCACGCCTCCTGTGCCTGGGTCGAGGGAACGGGGTCGGGGTCGGAGGCGCGGCCGAGGTAGACCTCCTGGACCCTGGCGTCGGCCTGGACGTCGGCGACGGAGCCCTCGCTGAGGACCTTGCCGGCGTGCAGGACGGTGACGCTGCGGGCGAAGGAGCGCATGAAGTCCATGTCGTGCTCGATGACGACGACCGTGTGGTCCTCGCTCACGCGTCGCAACAGCTCGCCGGTGGCCTCGCGTTCGTCATGGCTCATGCCGGCGACGGGCTCGTCGAGCAGGAGCAGCCGCACGTTCTGGACGAGCAGCATGCCGATCTCCAGCCACTGCTTCTGACCGTGGGCGAGCACGCCCGCCGGGCGGTCGCGCAGGTCGGTCAGGCCCGTGGTCTCCAAGGCCTTGGTCACCTGCTCGGGTACGCCCTTGCGGCGCCGGAGCATCGTCAGCGGGCCGCGTCCGGCGCCCGCCGCGATGTCGAGGTTCTGCAGGACGGTCAGCTCCTCGAAGACCGTGGCCGTCTGGAACGTACGGCCGATACCCATGCGGGCGATCCGGTGCACGGGCTTGCCGAGGAGCTCCTCACCGCCGAAGCGGACCGACCCGGCGGACTTCACCAGGCCGGTGACCGCGTCGACGAGGGTGGTCTTGCCCGCGCCGTTCGGGCCGATGAGGAAGCGCAGGTCGCCGGGGCGGATGTCCAGGTCCACGCCGTCGACGGCCTTGAAGCCGTCGAACGTCACCCGCAGATCGCGGACCGTCAGTCCCTCGCCGCTCATGTTGTTCCTCCGGTCGGGGTCGTGGGGGTACGGCGCCCCCGCAGGACGGTCACGAGGGACGCCAGGCCGCCGGGCAGGAAGCCGACCGCCAGCACGAACAGCAGTCCCTGCAGATACGTCCAGGCCGCGGGGAAGGCGTCGGAGAGCGTGCTCTGCGCCCAGGCGACCGCGATCGCGCCGAGCACCGCGCCCACCAGGCTGGCCCGGCCGCCGACGGCCGCGCCGATGACGAAGCCGATGGACGGGACGATGCCGATCAGGGCCGGGGAGATGATCCCGACGGCCGGGACGAAGAGGGCACCGGCGAGGCCCGCCATGCCCGCGGCGACGACGTAGGCGACAAGCTTGACGTTGGCCGGGTCGTAGCCGAGGAAGCGGACCCGTTCCTCGGAGTCACGTACGGCGACGAGGAGTTCGCCGTAGCGGCTGACGAACAACTGGCGGGCAGCGGCCATCAGCAGCAGGAGCGCGGCGGCGATGATGAAGTACACCGTGCGCTGGTTGACGGGGTCGCCCAGGTCGTAGCCGAAGAAGCCCTGGATGTCGGTCAGGCCGTTGGTGCCGCCGGTGGTGGCCTGCTGACCGACGAGCCAGATGGCGAGGGCGGCCGCGAGCGCCTGACTGAGGATCGCGAAGTAGGCGCCCTTGACCCGGCGGCGGAAGACGAAGAAGCCGAGCAGCGCGGCGACCGCCATCGGCAGCAGCACGGTCATCGCGAGGGCGAAGGCCGGGTTGGCGAAGGGCCGCCACCACCAGGGCAGCGCGTCGCCGGTGCCGTACAACTGCATGAAGTCGGGCAGCGTCTGGCCGGTGGCGGCGGCGTCGGCGAGCTTGAGGTGCATGGCCATGGCGTAGCCACCGAGGCCGAAGAAGACCCCCTGGCCGAGGACGAGCAGGCCCCCGCGGCCCCAGGCGAGGCTGACGCCGACCGCCACGATCGCGTAACACAGGTACTTCGCAAGGAGGTTGAGCCGGAAGTCGGTGAGGGCGAGCGGGGCGACGCCCATGAGCAGGACGGCGCCGAGGAGGAAGGCGCCGGGGACGCGGAGGCGTTCGTACCGTGACACGGTCCGCTTCGTGTCGGCGGCCGGGATCGGGGAGGTTGTGGTCGTCGTCATGCCAGGCTCCGGGTGCGCAGTGTGTACAGGCCCTGGGGTCGCCACTGCAGGAAGGCGACGATCGCCACGAGCACGATGACCTTGGCGACGCTGACCGTCGTCGAGTACTCCAGGACGGACTGGAGCACGCCGAGCGCGAAGGCCGTGATGACGCTGCCCTTCAGCTGCGCGATACCGCCGACGACCACGACCAGGAAGGCGTCGACGATGTAGTTGGTGCCCATCGTCGGGCCGATCGGGCCGACGAGCGTGAGCGCGACGCCCGCCACGCCCGCGAGGCCCGAGCCGATGAAGAACGTCATACGGTCGACGCGGCCGGTGGCGATGCCGGACACCTCGGCGAGGTCGCGGTTCTGCACGACGGCCCGGATGCGGCGGCCGAGCGGCGTCAGCCGCAGGATCAGCGTGAGGCCGAGGACGCACAGGAGGGCGAGGCCGAGGATGAACAGCCGGTTGTTGGCGAAGGTGATGCCGCCGACCGAGATGTTGCCGGTCAGCAGGTCCGGGGCGTGGGTCTGGACGTTCGGGGCGCCGAAGATGTCCCGGGCCAGCTGCTGGAGCATCAGGGAGACACCCCAGGTGACCAGCAGGGTGTCCAGGGGCCGGGTGTACAGCCGGCGGATGAGCAGCCACTCCAGCAGCGCGCCGAGGCCTCCGGCGACGAGGAAGGCCAGCGGGAGGGCGACGAGCAGGGAGATGCCGGCGCCGCTGATGTCCTTCTGCAGGACGTACGTCGTGTAGGCGCCGGCCATGATGAACTCGCCGTGCGCCATGTTGATCACGCCCATCTGACCGAAGGTCAGGGTCAGGCCGAGGGCGATGAGCAGGAGGACGGCGCCGATGCTGATTCCGGTGAAGGACTGGTTGAGGATGACCGTCATGTAGCGGCTCCGGGGGGTGCGGGGTGGGTGTGCGCGGCTGCCCCTTCGGCCCCGCTTCGCCTTGGAGCTCGGGGGGTTGGGGGTGCATTGGCGGGTGCGGGTGGTTCGTGGCTGGTCGCTCAGTTCCCCGCGCCCCTTCAGGGGCGCGGGGAACTGAGCGAGCAACCGACGACCACCCGCACCGGGCTCAGGACAGGCCGGATGCCCAGTCATAGTCCTTCAGGTAGGGGTCCGGCTTGATCGGCTTGCCCGAGTTCCAGACCTCCGTGATCAGCCCGTCGGCGCCGATCTTGCCGATGCGGGCCGTCTTGTGGACGTGCTGGGTCGTGCCGTCGACGGTGACCTTGCCCTCAGGGGCGTCGAGTTCGATGCCGGCGGAGGCCTTCTTCACCTTCGCCACGTCGAAGGAACCGGCCTTCTCCACCATCTCCTTCCACAGGTAGACCGAGATGTAGGCGGCCTCCATGGGGTCGGACGTCGGCTTGTCCGCGCCGTACGCCGCCTGGTACGCCTTCACGAACTCGGTGTTCGCGGCCCCCGGCGTGGTCTGGTAGTAGTTCCACGCTGTCAACTGGCCCTCCAGGTACTGCGTGCCGATGCTCTTGACCTCCTCCTCGGCGATCGACACCGAAAGCACCGGCAGGCTCTTCGCAGACAGCCCGGCGGACTTGTACTCCTTGAAGAAGGCCACGTTGCTGTCGCCGTTGAGGGTGTTGAACACCGCGTCCGCGCCGGCGTCCTTGACCTTGTTGACGATGGTGCTGAACTCGGTGGAGCCGAGCGGCGCGTAGTCCTCGCCGACGACCGTCATGCCGTTGGCCTCCGCGTACGCCTTGATGATTTTGTTGGCGGTGCGCGGGAAAACGTAGTCGCTGCCCACCAGATACAGCCGCGTCAAACCCTGCTTCTTGAGGTAATCGAGGGCGGGGACGATCTGCTGATTGGTGGTGGCGCCGATGTAGAAGATGTACGGGGACTGCTCCAGCCCCTCGTACTGCACGGGGTAGAAGAGAAGCGACTTGTAACGCTCGAAGACGGGTTTGACGGCCTTGCGGCTGGCGGAGGTCCAGCAGCCGAAGGTGGCGACGACCTTGTCGTCGGTGATCAGCGCTTCGGCCTTCTCGGCGAAGGTCGGCCAGTCCGAGGCCCCGTCCTGACTGATGGGCTTCAGCTTCTTGCCGAGGACACCACCGGCGGCGTTGATCTCCTTCACCGCGAGCAACAACGCGTTGTGGACCGTCACTTCGCTGATGGCCATGGTGCCCGAGAGCGAGTTCAGCAGTCCCACCTTGACCGTGTCGCCGGAGGTGTCCGCCTTGGCGCCGGAGGACGAAGTGGCACTGCCGGTCTTGGCGCCGCACGCGCTGAGGGCGGCGGTCGTGCCGAACGCCGACGCACCCGCGAGAAGACCGCGTCTACTGATACCGATCCCGGACATGCACTTCCTCCTTGGACGCGTTTCACGAGCGACGACTGCGCCCACAGCCTGCGAGGAAACTGTTTCCCGTGCGTTTCAAGGCAATTGAAGAACAGTTTCCGGGGAAAGTATTTACGCGACGAAATGAGGAGGAGCCATGGAAATGATTACTTCCCGTGGAAAGGAGGTGATGACCGCTTTCCACGGGCGAGGGCACTGCTCGAAGGTAGGCTCGGGACATCCCCCTCGCGGGGGCGGGCGAACGCGAGTTGAGGAGTGCGATGGCGAGGCGGCCCCAGGAACTGCTCCACCTGCTGAGCCGGGCCGAGCGCCTCGCCGTGCGCCGAGTCCGGTCCGTGCTCGACGAGTTCGACTGCTCCGTCGAGGCATGGCGGGTCCTGGACCTGCTCTCCGACGGGCGGGGTCACAACATGACGGCCCTCGCCGATCACGCCTTCCTTCCGGCACCGAGCCTGACCAAGCTGATCGACCAACTCGTCGACCAGAACCTGGTCTTCCGCCGCGTGGACCCCACCGACCGGCGCCGCGTACTGGCCCACCTCACCCCTCGGGGCATGCGGCGCTGGCAGCTGCTCGCGCGTGAAGTGCGCGCGGACTGGGCCGAGTTGGCGCCGCTGCTGGCGGAGGAGGACGGGGCCGGGGAGCGGCTGGAGCTGCTGCTGGACCGGCTGGCGCGGAGCCTGGAGGACGGGGCCTCAACGGATCAGGACAAAGTCACCGCAGGTCGTGCGGAGCACGCAACTGAGCGAGGACGTTGAAGTCGTAACCGTCCGCCTCCGCCAGGTAGATGCGCTGCCGGACATGCCGCCCGTCGAGGCTCAGCAGGCCGCGCGGACCCTCGTACGAGACGCGGTCGGCGGCCGCCCCGATGACTCACCGAGGCTGCCCGGGGTCGGCGCTTCCAGGCCGAAGCGCAGGGCGTACTGGCCCTGGCCGTGGAACTACCTCCGCCACCTCGCGAGGGCCCACCCGGCCGTGTACGCCGTCGCCCACGCCACCGCCCTCAGCAACCTCTCCGTGGACCAGAGAACCGTCGGAGACCACTCCGCCGCTCTGGCCTCCAGCGCCGAAGCCGTCGACATTCTCCGACCGCTTGCCGAGGACGACCCCGCGCACCTGCCGCTGCTGGCCATCACCCTCAACAACCTCTCCACCCGGCAGAGCCGTGCCGGAGACGTCCAGGCAGCACTCGCCTCCGTCACGGAAGTCGTGGAGATGCGCCGAGAGTTGGCCGAGACGAACCCCACCGCCTTCCTCCCCGCCCTTGCCACTGCCCTCAACAACCGCACATACCGCCTGACCGAGACCGGGGATCGCCAGGGCGCACTGGTCTGCGTCGACGAAGCGGTGACCATCCTGCGTACCTTCGTGGACGCCCACCCCGCCGCCTACCTGCCGCGCCTCGCCTCCTTCCTGACTCACCTGTCGCAGTGTCAGGAGGATGACGGACAAGGCCGGGCCGCTGCCTCGTCAGCCACGGAAGCCGTACGTCTGTTCCGGCGTCTCACGCGGGCCAACCCCAGAGCTCACCTCTCCGACTTCGTCACCGCCCTCAACCGCTTCACCGCCCTGAGGCACGACACACAGGCCACTCTGGACGTCTGGGCGGACGCCGTCACCGCCCTCGGGGCGAACCCCGTCCCACAGGCGGAACTTCGGGCGCGCTATGCGGGTCAACTCGCCGAACACGGTGCACTGGACAAAGCCCTCGAACAGCTCGTCCACGCGGCCCTGGTCGACGACATGGAGGAACCACACTTGTTGCGCCGCGCCCGGCAGGCCATCCGCACCACGGTGGCCGAGCACGGCCTCGACGATGACCGGCTTCCCGACTGGGCCACGTCACCTCTGCCCGACGCGGCCATCGAGCTCGTGAACGAATGGGCCGCCGCATCGGACTGGCACCACGCGGAAGCGTTCCTCAGGGCACACGGCGAACAGCTCATGGCTCCCGGTCTGCGCCACGACCTTCAGGTGACCGCCGCCATCTTCCCGGGGCACGCGGAGATCGGCAACCTTACTGGTCTTCTTGACGCGATCGACTCACACGGCATCGAGCAGATCCTGGCCGGCGGCCGACGTACACACGACGCACGCCTCGCGCTTCGATCCTGGCTCGGCACCGACGACTGGCAGACGTCCAAGGACTTCCTCGACGAACCCGAGATCGCTGTGCACTCGCCCGAGGCCAAGGGCCTCCTCAGGCACGCACGGTCTCAGGTCGCCGACCAGCACCTGGCCATCCTTGAACTTTCCGAGGTCATGCCCACCGACGAGGTCTATGCCATCGTCGTCGACCAGGGCACCGCCGTCGAACAGGCCTACCAGGCGATCGAGCGGGCGGACATCCAGGCATTGCGCCGCATTCTCGCAGCGCACGACGGGCCCGTCTCCGGTGCCCCTGCCGCTCTCTTCGAAGCCGTCAACCACCTCGCCGACGGCGACACGGAGGCAGCCCGTCGGCTCGCCGTTCTGCTCGCCCGCAACGGAGCCTTCAACCAGCGCACCGCCTACGCCATCCTCCTGCGCGCCCTCGCCTCCCACGACCCCGACTTCCTCTTCGCAGAAGAGTTGGCCGATATCGTGGCCTCGGACGGCACCGCCCTCGATCCTGCCCGTGGCACGGACGAGGGCCACGGCGAACGCGTGACCCAGTGAGCGTTTGCCGAGTCCGCACCTGGCCGATCGGACCGCCAGCGGCTGCTGATTCCCCTCCCCAATGGTGTGTGCCGCGTGGGGCTGAGGAGGCGTGCGCCGGGGCGCGTGCTGTTCAGCACCGTTTTCGCGCCCCCGACGCCGCTTGTCAGCGGCCTTGTGCGGGCACTACTGTCACCACGCCTTGGTGAACGGGAAATCCGGTGTGATGCCGGTGCGGCCCTCGCCACTGTGAATCGGGAAGTCCGGCTCCAGTCCTCGCGGACAGCCACTGGGTCCTAGGGCCCTGGCGCCACATTCCCGTCTGCCGCGCGACGCCTGGCACGCACGCTCGCCGCGTTGCCGAATCGCCCACGTGGCTCCGCCACGAGGGCGCTCCGGCGCCTTGCGATCGCACGCGCCAGACGCCGCGCGGCCCGCCCTTCGGGCGGACGACGGGAATGTGACGCCAGGGCCCTAGCCCCGGGAAGGCGGAGCACGGGCGTGTGGTACCCGTCAGCCAGGAGACCGGCCAAGGCACGTCAACCATCCACGAGGTGCTGGAGAGGGTCTGCTGAGCCATGCACATAGCCGAGGGTTTCCTTCCTCCGGCGCACGCGATCGCCTGGGGCGTCGCGTCCGCGCCGTTCGTCGTCCACGGAGTACGGTCACTCACCCGTGAGGTCAGAGAGCACCCCGAGAGCACACTGTTGCTCGGCGCCTCGGGGGCCTTCACCTTCGTTCTGTCCGCGTTGAAGCTGCCGTCGGTGACCGGGAGTTGTTCGCACCCCACCGGCACGGGACTCGGCGCCATCCTGTTCCGGCCGCCGATCATGGCGGTGCTGGGCACCATCACCCTGCTCTTCCAGGCCCTGCTGCTCGCCCACGGCGGCCTGACCACACTCGGCGCCAACGTCTTCTCGATGGCGATCGCCGGGCCATGGGCCGGTTACGGCATCTACCGGCTGCTGCGGCGGTACCAAGTGCCGCTGATGGTCACGGTGTTCTTCGGCGCGTTCGTCGCGGACCTGGTCACCTACTGCGTCACCAGCGTCCAGCTCGCGCTCGCCTTCCCCGACCCGAGCAGCGGATTCCTCGGCGCGCTCGGCAAGTTCGGCTCCATCTTCTCCGTCACCCAGATCCCGCTCGCCGTGAGCGAGGGACTTCTCACGGTGCTGGTGATGCGCCTTCTGGTGCAGTCGAGCAAGGGCGAACTGACCCGGCTCGGCGTGCTCCTGAGCGGCAAGCAGAACCGGACCGAGACGGAGGCGGTGGCCCGATGAGCCGGAACACGAAGATCAACGTCCTGCTGCTGCTCGTCGTGGCCGCGCTCGCCGTACTACCGCTGGCCCTGGGCCTCGGCGACCACAAGGAGGAACCCTTCACCGGCGCCGACGGTGAGGCAGAGACGGCGATCACCGAGATCGAGCCGGACTACAAGCCGTGGTTCTCACCCCTGTACGAGCCGCCGTCCGGTGAGATCGAGTCCGCGCTGTTCTCCCTCCAGGCCGCCCTCGGCGCGGGCGTCCTCGCGTACTACTTCGGACTGCGCCGAGGGCGACGGCAGGGGGAGCAGCAGGCGCGGGAACGGGAACGGGACGCCGAGGGCACGCCACCTGACGCCGAGAGCGCGTCAGGTGGCGCCTCCGAGGAGTCCATGGCCGAGAGGTCCTGACTCTCGTGCTGCCGATCGACGCGGCGGCGCACAGCAGTCGCTGGCGCCACCGCCATCCCGTGGACAAGGCCGTGCTCGGACTGGGACTCACCGTGCTGGCGATCTCCCTACCGCCCTGGCCCGGCGCCGCCCTCGTGCTGGTGACGGCGCTCGCCGTGCTGCTGGGCCCGGCGGGCGTGCCGGGCCGTCGGCTGTGGCGCGCCTACCGGGTGCCGCTGGGTTTCTGCGTCACCGGCGCGGTGCCCCTGCTCGTCCAGGTCGGCGGGCCGGACGGGTTCGTGACCCTGGCCGAGGGCGGC
Protein-coding sequences here:
- a CDS encoding MarR family winged helix-turn-helix transcriptional regulator translates to MARRPQELLHLLSRAERLAVRRVRSVLDEFDCSVEAWRVLDLLSDGRGHNMTALADHAFLPAPSLTKLIDQLVDQNLVFRRVDPTDRRRVLAHLTPRGMRRWQLLAREVRADWAELAPLLAEEDGAGERLELLLDRLARSLEDGASTDQDKVTAGRAEHATERGR
- a CDS encoding energy-coupling factor ABC transporter permease; the encoded protein is MHIAEGFLPPAHAIAWGVASAPFVVHGVRSLTREVREHPESTLLLGASGAFTFVLSALKLPSVTGSCSHPTGTGLGAILFRPPIMAVLGTITLLFQALLLAHGGLTTLGANVFSMAIAGPWAGYGIYRLLRRYQVPLMVTVFFGAFVADLVTYCVTSVQLALAFPDPSSGFLGALGKFGSIFSVTQIPLAVSEGLLTVLVMRLLVQSSKGELTRLGVLLSGKQNRTETEAVAR
- a CDS encoding energy-coupling factor ABC transporter substrate-binding protein: MSRNTKINVLLLLVVAALAVLPLALGLGDHKEEPFTGADGEAETAITEIEPDYKPWFSPLYEPPSGEIESALFSLQAALGAGVLAYYFGLRRGRRQGEQQARERERDAEGTPPDAESASGGASEESMAERS